One stretch of Malus domestica chromosome 14, GDT2T_hap1 DNA includes these proteins:
- the LOC114821105 gene encoding probable polygalacturonase: protein MRRTPMNTQSSEMVMAVVFVVLLATTKGVESRKARRENAGGEYFEYCAISCRAKSASLTDYGGVGDGTTSNTKAFQEAITHLSQYKSEGGSQLVVPPGKWLTGSFNLTSHFTLYLHKDAVLLASQDESEWPVIEPLPSYGRGRDNTDGGRFISLIFGTNLTDVVITGDNGTIDGQGEVWWQKFKKGQLNYTRPYLIEIMYSENIQISNLTLVNSPSWNVHPIYSSNVLVQGITILAPVTSPNTDGINPDSCTNTRIEDCYIVSGDDCIAVKSGWDEYGIAFGMPTKQLVIRRLTCISPFSAVIALGSEMSGGIQDVRAEDIFAIDSESGVRIKTAVGRGGFVKDIYVRGMTMKTMKWAFWMTGNYGSHADNGYDPNALPAIQNINYHDMVAENVTMAAKLEGIPGDPFTGICISNVTITLAKKAKKLPWNCTDIAGISSGVVPRPCEALADQGPGNVTACNFPEEGLPIDNVQVQVCSYRREHW from the exons ATGAGGAGGACTCCCATGAATACTCAG TCATCTGAGATGGTGATGGCAGTAGTATTTGTTGTTTTATTGGCCACAACAAAAGGAGTTGAAAGCCGCAAGGCTCGGAGGGAGAATGCAGGAGGAGAATACTTCGAGTACTGCGCCATAAGTTGCAGAGCCAAAAGTGCTTCTCTGACAGATTATGGAGGAGTTGGCGATGGAACGACATCAAACACTAAGGCTTTTCAAGAAGCAATCACTCATCTGAGTCAGTACAAGTCAGAAGGCGGGTCACAACTCGTTGTCCCTCCTGGTAAATGGTTAACTGGCAGCTTCAACCTCACCAGCCATTTCACGCTTTATCTCCATAAGGATGCAGTTCTTCTTGCTTCTCAG GACGAGAGCGAATGGCCGGTGATTGAACCCCTTCCGTCGTACGGCCGAGGAAGGGACAACACAGATGGTGGAAGATTCATCAGTCTGATATTTGGAACCAATCTCACTGACGTTGTAATAACAG GTGACAATGGCACCATCGATGGCCAAGGTGAAGTATGGTGGCAGAAATTCAAAAAGGGACAGTTAAATTACACGCGACCGTACCTGATCGAAATCATGTACTCCGAAAACATCCAGATTTCCAACCTCACTTTGGTTAATTCTCCTTCATGGAATGTTCATCCCATTTACAGCAG CAATGTTCTTGTTCAAGGCATTACAATTCTTGCACCAGTGACATCTCCAAACACAGATGGGATCAACCCCG ATTCTTGCACAAATACTCGAATTGAGGACTGCTACATTGTCTCTGGGGATGATTGCATAGCAGTAAAGAGCGGTTGGGATGAGTATGGAATTGCTTTCGGGATGCCTACGAAACAGCTCGTGATCAGACGGCTGACATGCATTTCTCCATTCAGTGCAGTGATTGCACTTGGGAGCGAGATGTCAGGTGGAATCCAAGATGTGAGGGCGGAGGATATTTTTGCCATTGACTCGGAATCAGGAGTTCGAATCAAAACTGCTGTGGGAAGAGGAGGGTTTGTGAAAGACATATACGTGAGAGGGATGACTATGAAAACAATGAAATGGGCGTTTTGGATGACAGGAAACTACGGATCCCATGCAGATAATGGCTACGATCCGAATGCCCTTCCTGCGATTCAGAATATAAATTATCATGACATGGTTGCTGAGAATGTGACAATGGCAGCTAAGTTGGAGGGGATTCCTGGCGATCCGTTTACGGGGATATGCATATCGAACGTTACGATTACACTGGCAAAGAAGGCGAAGAAATTACCGTGGAATTGCACTGATATTGCTGGGATTTCAAGCGGCGTGGTTCCTCGGCCATGTGAGGCTCTGGCAGACCAGGGTCCAGGCAATGTTACAGCGTGCAATTTTCCAGAAGAGGGCCTGCCAATTGATAATGTTCAAGTTCAGGTGTGCTCTTACAGGAGGGAGCACTGGTGA